The genomic DNA GATCATGTGCAGCCTGCACGAACTGCTCAATGTAATCCGGCGGGCAAGTATAAGGCGCGTGTGGCGAAATCATCGCCGTAATCCGGCCGTCCGCTTTGCCGTGCCAATTGCGGGCAAAAGCAACCGCTTCATCCAGCTTCTGCTTCTGTACGTCAGGCGGGCACAGCCCGATCGCCCCGCGCATTAGTACCCCGCGGATGCCGGATTCCTCCGTCACCTGTGCGACCTTGTCCATATGATCATACATATCAAGGAAGGTTGTCGTTCCCCCCTTAATCATCTCCAGTACGGACAGCGCAGTTCCCCAGTACACGTCATTACGTGTGAACTTCGCTTCCATCGGCCACATTTTCTCCTGCAGCCATTTTTGCAGCACCATATCGTCCCCGTAACCGCGCAGCAGCGACATGGCCGCATGACCGTGCGTATTGATCAGACCAGGCAAAAACAACAGGCCTTTTCCGTCCATAACTTCCGCATTCTCGCTGCCTTCCGGGCGCTCGGAGCCAATATAGGTAATAAGGTCGTCCTCAACGAGCATATAACCGTTAACGACAGGTTCTTGTTCTTCCAGCACGGCAAACGTACCGTTTGTGATTAGCAGTTTACGACTCATTCGAAGTAAGTTCCTTTCCGTCATTCAAATAATAGGCAAGACTGAGCAGGTCCGTCGTGAAATCAGCCGCATGTATTCTTACCTCCGATGGCACCTTCAAAATCGTTGGCGCGAAGTTAAGAATCGCTCCGATCCCGGCGGCAACAAGCTGATCCGCCACGCGCTGGGCCTCGAAATCAGGAACCGTAATGATACCGATCCGTATGTTCATCGCTTGTACCGTCTCCACGAGCTCATCGATCGGTTGAACGGTAATATTGTTGATCTTGGTGCCGATTTTGGACGGTGCGGCATCGAATACCGCCACGATTTTCATATTGTCCTTCAGGTAGGCATTATAGTTAGACAGCGCTTGGCCTAGATTACCAGCTCCGACTAGAGCTACATTGATCTGCTGATCCAGATTGAGGATCTGCCGGATTTTTTCAATGAGATAAGACACGTCGTAGCCGATGCCTTTACGGCCAAAATCCCCAAAATAAGCGAGGTCCTTACGGATTTGCGCAGGATTAAGATCAAGCTTCTGGCCCAATTCCTGAGAGGATACCGTAGGCACTTCACGAAGGCTCAGCTCATTGAGGAAACGCAAATACACTGGCAATCTGCGTACAACCGCATCGGAAATTTTTTCTGATTTCATAGCTTTTCTCCCCTTATAATGGCGCGATATGAATTACGGTTATTGCTCCTTTGCCCCCTGGACTTCGTGAACATCCAGCCATTCGGAAATTCTCGGTACCATTTGCTCGGTCGGCATATGTTCCATCTTCGGCCCAGGCAGCGAATATAAGAAATATTTTCCGTAGTAAGATTCCAAGATGCGCGTATCGTACACCACCACTATCCCGCGATCCTGAGAAGAGCGCACCAGGCGTCCAAACCCCTGTTTGAAGCGGATGACGGCCTGCGGCACGGACAGCTTCATGAATGGGTTCTTCTTCTCCTTCTGAAGCCTTTCGCTCTTCGCCTCGACGAGAGGATGGTTCGGCGGCTGGAATGGCAGGCGGACAATAGCTAGGCTGGTCAGCGCCTCCCCCGGTATGTCCACGCCTTCCCAGAAGCTGCTCGTGCCGAGCAGCACGGATGCTTCCTGGCCCTGGAATCTGCGGGTCAGCTTCGTGCGGCTGCCGCTATCCATACCTTGGCCGATGACGGTAATTCCCTCGGAGGATAATTGCTCCTTCAGCGGGTCATAGACCTGGCGAAGCATCCGGTATGACGTGAATAACACCAGCATCCGGCCGCGCGTTGCTATAGCCGTCTCGGCTAACGACTGTACCAGCATCTTCACGAAATGTTCATCCCCCACGCTGCCTTTGACGCTCGGGAAATCACGCGGAATGACGAGCAGCGCCTGGTTTCTGTAATTGAACGGCGAAGGCAGCATGGAGGTCAGCAGCCGGTCGCTGTCAGCGGCTTCCTGCAGTCCAAGCTGTTCGATCATGTACTGGAATGACTTATCCACGGACAATGTAGCCGAGGTCATCACCACGCTCTTCTTTTTGTCGAAGAAATAGTTTTTGAGCTGCTGGCTCACATCGATCGGAACCGCGTAAATCTGCAAGGAGCGGCTGCGGTAATTCCCGTTACCTTCGATCCAGTATACGGTGTCCTCGTCATCAAGTTTCATAAACGAACGGATCGCTTCCCGCTCTGTCGCCAAGTCCTTGAGCAGACCGCTGATATCCGTCAGCAAGCTGTCCGCCCCGTAATCCTCCTGCTCGTCCCGGATGTCGTTCAGCATCCGTTCCCCTTTGCGGACGATGTCCCCCAGCAGCACATAGATATGATTCTCTAGCGCACTGAGCGTATCCCAATCCTTAGGTTTCTTGTGCGGCAGCAAGCGAAGAACAAATTGCCCCGGGTCGCCAGGAGCCGCATCGCTTCGTTCCGGCATTAGGGCGAACAGCATTTCGCTCAGCTTGTCCCAGCTTTCCTTCACATCAAGCAGCGAAGGATAAATGCCATCGATTACAGTGCACCAGTCCGCGGCTTTCTCGCCGGGCGTATTCTGCAGCTGCATTCTCAAATTAGGCAGCTGCCCTGTCTTACTGTCCTTGAATAGGCGGGTTAATGTGTGTACGACCGTAAAGTATTTCATGTGAAGCCCCAAATGCTTGCCTGCCACATCTTCCAAATGATGTGCTTCGTCGATGACCAGCCGTTCGTACCCCGGCAG from Paenibacillus woosongensis includes the following:
- the dinG gene encoding ATP-dependent DNA helicase DinG, with protein sequence MKYAVLDFETTGNQSSDEIIQVGLAIIDDNLTVSQVYHSYIKPTIPIPPFITGLTGITEDDVKDAPDLDEVMMEMVPLLNDVVLVGHNVAFDFNYLQSALDKTGYLPFTGRILDTMDFLKILYPSLGSYQLGLVSAEFGIEHDRPHQADSDALATAYIFLKCLEELNDLPLLTLQRLADLFAGEDSDLGWFFDAALQERQLQGEQDTDGFTYYRQYALQVEDWMDIMPARENMLDNPLDNVSFTEFKEQVSEHLRAKLHGYEEREAQNMMLTEVMRAFDEDKHLLVEAGTGTGKSLGYLLPAIYHSVKHDENVMVSTHTINLQEQLRERDIPLLTEVVPFPFRAAVFKGRQHYLCLRKFEHKISRRDFVSPKEDVMTAAQMIVWLTQTETGDDEELNLSSRGGDFWETVASDSDSCLGRSCPWFRKCYYHRAKHEAGVADVVITNHSKLFTDIQAGHQLLPGYERLVIDEAHHLEDVAGKHLGLHMKYFTVVHTLTRLFKDSKTGQLPNLRMQLQNTPGEKAADWCTVIDGIYPSLLDVKESWDKLSEMLFALMPERSDAAPGDPGQFVLRLLPHKKPKDWDTLSALENHIYVLLGDIVRKGERMLNDIRDEQEDYGADSLLTDISGLLKDLATEREAIRSFMKLDDEDTVYWIEGNGNYRSRSLQIYAVPIDVSQQLKNYFFDKKKSVVMTSATLSVDKSFQYMIEQLGLQEAADSDRLLTSMLPSPFNYRNQALLVIPRDFPSVKGSVGDEHFVKMLVQSLAETAIATRGRMLVLFTSYRMLRQVYDPLKEQLSSEGITVIGQGMDSGSRTKLTRRFQGQEASVLLGTSSFWEGVDIPGEALTSLAIVRLPFQPPNHPLVEAKSERLQKEKKNPFMKLSVPQAVIRFKQGFGRLVRSSQDRGIVVVYDTRILESYYGKYFLYSLPGPKMEHMPTEQMVPRISEWLDVHEVQGAKEQ
- a CDS encoding redox-sensing transcriptional repressor Rex, which gives rise to MKSEKISDAVVRRLPVYLRFLNELSLREVPTVSSQELGQKLDLNPAQIRKDLAYFGDFGRKGIGYDVSYLIEKIRQILNLDQQINVALVGAGNLGQALSNYNAYLKDNMKIVAVFDAAPSKIGTKINNITVQPIDELVETVQAMNIRIGIITVPDFEAQRVADQLVAAGIGAILNFAPTILKVPSEVRIHAADFTTDLLSLAYYLNDGKELTSNES